Proteins encoded in a region of the Streptomyces sp. PCS3-D2 genome:
- a CDS encoding PadR family transcriptional regulator — protein sequence MALRHAVLAALLDGEFSGYELAKSFDIGVANFWHASPQQLYTELARLEKEGLVEGRQVVQETRPNKRLFRVTDAGRTALEEFAAASSKPSVIRDDLLVKVQNADRIGTRPVIAQLEERASAADAKLELLGKVLRRMRGDLDEEEFLLHGERIGGYLTCLRGIAFEQGHRDWCRRSAAILREREGRTSRAEH from the coding sequence ATGGCCCTGCGGCATGCCGTACTGGCGGCGCTGCTCGACGGTGAGTTCAGCGGCTACGAACTGGCGAAGTCCTTCGACATCGGCGTCGCGAACTTCTGGCACGCCTCCCCCCAGCAGCTCTACACCGAGCTCGCCAGACTGGAGAAGGAAGGCCTGGTCGAGGGCCGGCAGGTGGTCCAGGAAACCCGGCCCAACAAACGCCTCTTCCGGGTCACCGACGCCGGCCGGACCGCACTGGAGGAGTTCGCGGCCGCCTCGTCCAAGCCCTCGGTCATCCGGGACGACCTCCTGGTCAAGGTGCAGAACGCCGACCGGATCGGCACCCGGCCCGTGATCGCACAACTGGAGGAACGGGCGTCCGCGGCCGACGCCAAGCTCGAACTCCTCGGCAAGGTCCTGCGCAGGATGCGCGGCGACCTGGACGAGGAGGAGTTCCTGCTCCACGGCGAACGCATCGGCGGCTACCTGACCTGCCTGCGCGGCATCGCCTTCGAACAGGGCCACCGCGACTGGTGCCGCCGCAGCGCGGCGATCCTGCGAGAGCGAGAGGGGCGGACCAGCCGTGCCGAGCACTGA